In a single window of the Diachasmimorpha longicaudata isolate KC_UGA_2023 chromosome 16, iyDiaLong2, whole genome shotgun sequence genome:
- the LOC135170072 gene encoding cysteine protease ATG4B, producing MDSLFTQNVSDEPDDIPQTQEPVWILGRKYNAIKELDIIRRDIRSKLWFTYRKGFVPIGGGSSTFTSDKGWGCMLRCGQMVLAQALVALHLGRDWQWTPQTRDSTYLKILSKFEDKRTAPFSIHLIALMGASEGKEVGQWFGPNTIAQVLKKLVVYDDWSSITIHVALDNTLIINDVLRQCRVEGAAPAEELDGEEPLRVSSQWKPLLLLIPLRLGLSDINPVYINGLKTSFRLPQSLGVIGGKPNLALYFIGCVGDQVIFLDPHTTQRYGCVDQKIEEEEGDLDQTYHCKAASRIPITGIDPSVALCFFCATEKEFKSLCRSMQSELITPEKQPLFELCAERPAHWSPLDDVATEALGITSSNVLDFEKLDRQYDTSDEDFELLG from the exons ATGGACAGTCTGTTCACTCAGAATGTGTCTGACGAGCCTGACGATATCCCCCAGACTCAAGAGCCTGTCTGGATACTGGGAAGGAAATATAACGCGATCAAAG agTTAGATATAATACGTAGAGACATACGATCGAAGCTGTGGTTTACTTATCGTAAGGGTTTTGTACCTATTGGTGGCGGTAGCTCGACCTTTACATCGGATAAAGGATGGGGCTGTATGCTCAGGTGTGGCCAGATGGTTCTCGCCCAGGCCCTCGTTGCCTTACATTTAG GAAGGGATTGGCAGTGGACCCCTCAAACCAGGGATAGCACATACTTAAAAATACTGAGCAAGTTCGAGGACAAACGAACTGCACCATTTTCTATCCATCTCATTGCACTCATGGGGGCGTCTGAGGGGAAGGAGGTGGGACAGTGGTTTGGGCCCAATACCATTGCCCAAGTTTTGAA AAAATTAGTAGTGTACGATGATTGGAGTTCGATAACGATCCACGTGGCCCTCGACAACACACTGATAATAAACGACGTTT TGAGACAGTGCAGAGTTGAGGGTGCAGCACCAGCTGAAGAACTAGATGGGGAGGAGCCTCTGAGGGTCTCCAGCCAGTGGAAAccattgttgttgttaataccACTGCGTCTTGGCTTGAGTGACATCAACCCTGTTTACATCAATGGTCTCAAA ACATCTTTCAGGCTCCCACAGTCACTCGGCGTGATAGGGGGAAAACCAAACCTCGCTCTGTACTTCATAGGATGTGTTG GTGATCAAGTGATATTTCTGGATCCCCACACAACTCAGAGATACGGATGTGTCGATCAGAAGATCGAGGAAGAGGAGGGAGATCTAGACCAAACTTACCACTGCAAGGCAGCCAGTAGAATACCAATTACTGGAATAGATCCTTCTGTTGCTCTC TGTTTTTTCTGCGCTACCGAGAAGGAATTCAAGTCTCTGTGCAGATCGATGCAGAGTGAGTTGATAACACCCGAGAAACAACCACTTTTCGAACTTTGCGCTGAGCGTCCGGCACACTGGTCACCCCTGGATGACGTTGCTACAGAGGCCTTGGGAATCACATCCTCAAAtg TTTTAGATTTTGAAAAGCTCGATCGACAGTACGATACATCGGACGAGGACTTCGAGCTGCTCGGTTAA